Genomic segment of Salvia hispanica cultivar TCC Black 2014 chromosome 2, UniMelb_Shisp_WGS_1.0, whole genome shotgun sequence:
GTATTAGATGACATATGGAGTATCCAAGCTTGGGATGAAGTTAGGCGTTTCTTTCCCAATGATGAATCTGGAAGCCGTATTGTTATCACTACTAGGTTATTTAATGTGGCTAGAGACTGTTGTTCTAGTTCTTGCGTCACGATGAAACCTCTAGATGAGCGTAAAACTTGGAAATTGTTTTGTAGAAAGGCTTTCCAGCAAGAAAATTGCCCTTATCCTGAACTAGaggaagtagggaagaagattGCTAGATTGTGCAGGGGACTACCCTTGTCCACTGTTGTCGTTGGAGGTTTCCTTTCCAAGTCACCTAGGTCCCTACAGTTCTGGGAGAATGTTGCTAGGAATATGGAATCAAATCCGAAtgcaaaagagaaagaagaaagctTGGATGCATTATCTTTGAGCTATAATCACTTGCCCCCTCATCTAAAGCCATGTTTTCTTTACATGGGAGTTTTTAGGGAGTATTCTGAGATTCGCGTCTCTAAAATTATCAGACTCTGGATTGCTGAGGGATTTGTAAGACCAAACAATTCACAGACTTTAGAAGTGGTCGCCGAGGGGTACTTAGAGGAATTGATTGACAGAAATCTGATTTCAGTTAGGAAGCATCGTCATAATGGAAAAGTAGGATCTTGTGGCATCCATGATATGCTAAGAGACCTATGCTCGAAAGTAGCTAAGCAAGAAGAGTTTTTCCATGAGATAGATGGTCTAATACAAGGCACAGAGCGTCGCCTCATGTGTTATTCAAGGCGCCCAATACTACTACATGGAGAACACTCAGTTGTGCGCTCTATGTTGGCAGGGGGCAGCCTAGAGCAGCCGGTTAAACATAAATTGCTGAGAGTTTGGGATAGAGGTAGTCTTGAATCAGTTGCGGAATTATATGGGAACGTTAACTTGCGCTATCTTGCCTGCCACTACACGTATTATTCCATGCCGGTGCTTCCTAGTTCAATATCCCTTATATGGAATCTGCAAACATTAATCATTTCAGATACATTGGTTACTGCACCGACTGAAATTTGGAAGATGCAACAACTTAGGCATGTCAAGTGCCATAGGATTTATCTCCCTCCTCCGAGTGATGGTTTGCTCGTGATGGATGATTTACAAAGTCTTACAACAGCAGTGAATTTGAGGCTGTCTGAGCAAGTGTGTAAGATAATCCCCAACATCAAGAAACtgtatattaattatagtagtCTGTGGGAGGGATATGAGGATAGTTTGAATGAGTTATTGCTTAATCTTGACTGTTTGTATAAACTTGAATCCCTCCGTTTGTATTGGCCTATTCAGGATAAAGAGTTGAATAAGATGGTGAGATTCCCCATTTTGCTAAACAAGTTATCCTTGATTACAAGTAAAATTGGGTGGGAAGATCTGTCTATGATTGGTTCGTTGCCCCAACTCCAAGTTCTCCATCTAAGAGTCAAGTTTATCACATGGGGAAGAAAGTGGAGTCCTATTGAAGGCCAGTTTCCGTGCCTcaagtttttaaaaatccaTTGTCGTGATCTACAGTACTGGGATGCAGACAAGTCCCATTTCCCTGTTTTGGAGAAGCTTATCCTTTCACAGTTGTGGTGCTTGGAAGAGATCCCGCTAGGCATCGGTGAAATACCAACGCTTAAACTCATTCATCTGAATCACTGCAGCAAGTCTGCTGCAGTTTCAGCAGTGAGAATTAAGGAAGACGAGGTCGAGAATCATGGGAACGATGCTCTTCGAGTTGAACTTAGAATGCCCCAATCAGATGTGGAGAGTTTCAAGGAAATGGTGGAAGCTGGGGCGCTTACAATCACTCATGTTCAGTTAGAGACATTCTGACGAAAATTGTACTTTTGTGAGATTGTAATGTGGGATATTTTTCATTGTGCTTGATTGCCTTTTCTAGTATTTGAAACATATATCTTCACTGGATATCGAAAATGGCAACTACTATATTGCTATTATCAATATTGTTCCAATTCATTGAATAACTCTTTTAAAGATACTAGCAGAGTTATACTTAGTATTGTGTATTGCACCTAAAAGGATTGCATTGAACTAACAAATTCAAAtgtaaaaaattgataaatccTATCACATGAACATTAGAGCAGAATCCAAATCGGCACCTCATATAATGATATTTCGGTCAAAAATGGCTTATTTCTCCATTTAGAAACGCCTCAAAAGACAGAAATACAGGCGACATGTCACAGCCAAATCATCCATAATGTAGAGAGGCAAAGGACCTAGGCACCTAGCAAAGAATCGAGGACAGAAGCTCGAATCAAGATGAAAACCCAACACTAAGTTGAAAGTTATAAGGCATTGACCATCCTCTTCATCTCAGCGGACCTCCTCGGATCCGGCTCGTCAATGGCCCTCTCAGTTAGGACATGCTTGATTCGGCACATCGACTTGCGTACCTGTTCAATCAAACTTGAGTAAGCACAAGAAACAGAACAGCAGAGGCAAAAAAATTAGGGATATTCATGGCAATCTGACTCTGTAAACAATTGAGTGAGAATAAAATTCAGATTAAACAGAGTAAAACAGGGGgactgaaataaaaaaaacaaaaaaaaaaaacatgaatatGGAAAACCAAGTGAATATACTTCAGAGAAACTTCAAATATTTGGATATGCATATTTCAATCTGCAACAATATATATGGTCTTGAAATTTTAACAGTCTAGACAGGATAAAAACAATATAGAAAGATCATTATATGAAACCTCAAACTACCTGCATTAAAACAGAAGTATGGAAGCCAAGCTAAGGAGATTCCGTCGGACTTCTTTAGTATACAAATCCAACCCTATGTGGAGAATTTGGGTAGGTATTTAAAAGGCAATGCTAATTTCTATGTGCCGTATTTATTTAAGCATTTCCTTACTGATCTATGTACGTAATTCATGTTCGTCGGGTTTTCCAGCAGGAAAGGTTACCCAGTGGTAATACTTTCCCGAATTCTCATAATATCAGCCATACTTCTCCAAGTGAATGATTTTAAGGTTTTATAAAAAACCATTAGAATTGCCGTAAAACCTGGCACTGCAGCCGAAAATTAGAAGGATAGCATGATGACAATTATGCAATGCAGGCAACTCATAATACATTAATCAATTTCATGAGGTTAGCAAATAAGCTTGACATCAGTCTTAGGTACAGAAAGGCTGCAATAACAGAGTAAACAGAAGTTTCTATTTTGCAAGCAAAGATCCTATGAGAACGGGCAGTAAAGCCATCATCCTAGCTTAGAGGAACCAGATGCAACTTCACACTAACAAAGAACATGAATGGATCGAATATAGTTGGGTGCGAATTAGTGGCATATAGATTTCAGAACTGAAGTTAGTGGAAATTTGCAGTGCATTATATAGATTCAGAAATACTAATATAGAGTATAAACTAATAGAGATTAGAGAACAGATAGAGCACCTTTGAAATACGCTCGGGACTGGGAAAGTTCAAGTTCTGAGCATTCAGCATCTGTCGCTGAGTCATCAGCATGTTCTTTTCTTTCAAAAGAACATACCAGAGCTTATTAAGATCATCCCAAGACTTGAGACGCAGTTCAGAAGCCTTCCAACTCCGAcctgaataaaaaaatgatggcAAATCACTTTAAACACACATTTATTTGTTCAAATAATGAATAGTGGATTTCTTAATAACCAAATGAACAAAAAGTAAACTTTCTGAAGAAAATCTACAGACAAAAAGGGAAGTATTGTGTCAAAACAGTATTCACTTTGAGCTGACTCCgtcaaaaattacaaaatacatGAGAAGTAAGTGGATACGTGCAACTCTCTTACATTATATTCATAGGAACAAAGCTTTCACCTTTTTTTATCAAGCTATGGTCCAGGTCAGGCAAACCCTCAGAAATAGATCGACAACATGGactaaaatcctaaaaatacaCCTAGAAATCTTCCATATATCTTATTGACCAAGTAGCGTAACAAAATCATCAGATTCTAATGTAACAACTACAAGTTCGAAATACCTTAGGCAGCATAAGgatatggaaaaataaacaatGCAGGAATATACAAAGAAAACgtattatttttaccataGACAACAGGCGTGTCATCATCTGGTTTTCTATCAGCCTCAAagaattcctcgagcgggtTGCGTGCAGCAGTAGAAAATGCAGCAGCTGCGGCAACCGAGGCCTCGGATTTGGCTGCAGCACCAAATAGGGCCTTCCCAAAAACCCTAGTTAAGAACATTGTGGTTCACAAAAATCTAACAACTTTCtgcaaaaagaagaaatcaaaGAACCAATGAATAATACTAAAATCTATTAAGCACAAATCTGGACATTGATCTGACCAAATGATACTGGATTCAAGATCACGCTGTATAACACATAGGGATGTCAATATGGCCAGCCCAGTAGGTTTCGGGTCATCCCCAAATGCCTGAATGAAAATGCAAACAGAttccattttcccttttttttgtaTTCTTGAAAAATTAAGATCTATTCAAGATggtatcattttaaaattcatgaaatGAAATTGGTCATTCTAGTTCAAGATGGTAtcacttaaaattaatttaatgaaatgatcCAGTAGAAAGCGGtcaattttctcatttcattttgttaacAATTCAAATTGCCACGATGTTTCCTTGGATTAAGAGCTCTGTTCAGACTTGAGTGAATCAGTGTTACAAACTCAGCACAAGCAAGCATAAATTCATCAATTCTACTACATAAATTCTCATCCAACTGTACATACAATTTATGATTATATGCAGCTGATTACTACTACAAGTGAACACATTCTTTCAAATTACTAGTCGCCTCATTTCAAACAAAGTCTCAAACCAGAATATTCAGCAGCAAACGCACTAATCTAACCCTAGAAGAGATGTAAGCATTTATCAAGATTCAAACCTGCTAATTAAATCCTAGCATCATCTTAATTCTCAAAGCGAGACGGCGAGAGGCAGAGAAACTGACCTTGAGAGAGCTCAGGAGGAGACAGGAGAGTGCGAAATCGAtgtagttaaaaaaaaaaacccatgAAACTCAATTTGAACGGCCCATCATATTTTGGGCTAATAACAACTTATATTCGTCAACTAAAATAGGCCCAACATTCAGCGTtgaataaatttgttaaaCTAAAGCAAATCAAACCCTACACCCTTTATAGTgtgattataaattaaatttttattcagCCAGGCCCATAATGAACTAATGGCTTCATGTAGTATTTGGTTTTATGACTATCGAGTTTTGTGTTGTCAGAAAATATTCTAAGTATTGGAGGCGAAGGATAATATACAAGGGTATGATTAACACCACCCGATATAACAAGCTCTTTGTTCATCAATATTAAGTGATTAAATTTAGTCATGTTTGGTTGTCAGAATTCTATCTGATAAAGTAAtctaattctttaaattttaaattcatgtgtttgtttcggtttttaatcaaagtgggaaaataattagaatcctagaacaaggaaagttagtacaactttccaggattctgaattctaacttttcttacatattctttttccaagttataggattcttacatatttaatgcaatatagtataattttattattattattattatattaattaatgttgaaaaatgatttagattataaatcatacttaatttcagtataataaatattattattaaaattatcacaattataactatattattataatatttaaatataatgtattatcatagtaataattaataatttattaaaaattaaaatataattacataatataaatcatacaataataaataataagtattattttataaattcataattaatcaataaaatcgtactgaaatttaaaattataaaatttaaaaatgatctttaaatattttggttataataataatatacattattataattatttataattataatataatactccatgtaactaataatacaattatattattatatattatgatggataattcatatttaaactatctatagtaataataaatataataatataattattatcatttgtaATTAGtaacttattaaaaaaattatattattattcttttttataaataaaaataataataagtatatttttagttagtgtttaaatcaaatataaaatttaaaatcttgatatttttcaaacacaggaaagtaaagttattaGGAATCACATTTCGTGGATTCATTTTCCTgggaatcattttccttgccaactttacttttccATCAACCAAACATGTTAAAGTATTTTGCTACAATTTATAAAAGGGATATATTGACACCTAATATTatggaactttcaaaaagttgggtttttcccacgaactttgatattgacaaataatatcatgaactttatcATGAGCttgttatttcccaccaatgaaaaaattccggTAAATaataccatttttttcttaatttctcgacaacaacttgagagtttcaagattttcaatctttgagaatagtttttcttgaagcacaccctccaaatttgatcttcaatctattaatatagccgaaattttttcattggtgggaaataacaaactcggagtaaagttcgtgatattaattgtcaatttcaaagttcgttTTGAAAGTTACATGATATTTGGTGTCAATATCCCTCTATAGAAAAACTTGTGTCATGTGTATATTTGAACAAAAGAATAATCTTTTGAGAGTGTCGGTCAATTTTCAATGCGATTattatataggagtactattaattCAGATTGGTGAGTTTTACGCAATGGAAAATCTATAAAGAAGTCGTCGTTAACTTCAAAAGAAAGAGACGACTCTAGTAGGGTGAAggttttcttgaattttaggCAAAATCTGATATTTTTCGCAAACTTAAAACTTGgtcattaaaatcatcaacTTCATAGTGGggttaaataaagataaataggTGGTCATAAAAGATAGGAACACCAAATATTTGACGATATCCCTAGCTAGTTAGAAAGGTTTGGAATATAAATAACAAGAAAGTAAAGGCTTCATCAACTTGGAATTGAGGGTGGTCCCTTTTTGATTTAGAATCAAAAGATCAAAAGAAACCCCCCCATGTTATATCTATTtgtcacttttcttttttccttatcATTCACACATTATATATCTTTTCTTATAAAACTATAACCCAAGttcaactaaattaaaaaatagatgtATTATTTGGTTCTCCAATTAGACTAGGTTGAATGATATGTTTCAAATAGAAACTTTTATGTGCCAATAATATACTCCTTATACTACTATCTCTTTTTGATgttacttaaaataaagaaataatgcgaaagtttaaaaatatagagagGAAGGTGTGTGATACTGTGAGATGGTGATGTTTGCATTTGATATTAATAGCAGCCATGTTAACATTGGAGAGAGATTATTAATGTATCAAAAAGTTTTCTCCATTTTGTTTGGTTATATTAGTACTTTTATGATAATTTCAGattcattttatatgtatGGGGATTGATGGAGACGGTTTGCCgagtttatttatatatttctcaataagaattaatattttatcctccaatttgttgaatttttttaatttgctttCCATATGTAATTAAAACTAAGGGAGTGTTATGCATTATATCATTCGAACAAACATAGTAATCTTGTTTTATAATGCAT
This window contains:
- the LOC125205755 gene encoding putative late blight resistance protein homolog R1B-16; amino-acid sequence: MAAYAALASLLNDIEHITTHPLISTSLEKYQIEIESLLKTADSLLHLIHAYHHGGGVISKEAEDLERQIASAVHAAEDLIESHIVDHIRAGSNQLSFTCSLNLQQVIQEMDSILKRAAEVKEKHPIREKQPTNSRPLMERGDSAMLGFDDEESQLFGDVINQQSAGRVISIVGMGGAGKTTLAQNLYQNSHINKHFDFLAWATASQQHTAQEILSQLLSGRGGNSSSGNVGDSGEELHKTLWGRRYLLVLDDIWSIQAWDEVRRFFPNDESGSRIVITTRLFNVARDCCSSSCVTMKPLDERKTWKLFCRKAFQQENCPYPELEEVGKKIARLCRGLPLSTVVVGGFLSKSPRSLQFWENVARNMESNPNAKEKEESLDALSLSYNHLPPHLKPCFLYMGVFREYSEIRVSKIIRLWIAEGFVRPNNSQTLEVVAEGYLEELIDRNLISVRKHRHNGKVGSCGIHDMLRDLCSKVAKQEEFFHEIDGLIQGTERRLMCYSRRPILLHGEHSVVRSMLAGGSLEQPVKHKLLRVWDRGSLESVAELYGNVNLRYLACHYTYYSMPVLPSSISLIWNLQTLIISDTLVTAPTEIWKMQQLRHVKCHRIYLPPPSDGLLVMDDLQSLTTAVNLRLSEQDKELNKMVRFPILLNKLSLITSKIGWEDLSMIGSLPQLQVLHLRVKFITWGRKWSPIEGQFPCLKFLKIHCRDLQYWDADKSHFPVLEKLILSQLWCLEEIPLGIGEIPTLKLIHLNHCSKSAAVSAVRIKEDEVENHGNDALRVELRMPQSDVESFKEMVEAGALTITHVQLETF
- the LOC125205756 gene encoding 39S ribosomal protein L47, mitochondrial-like yields the protein MFLTRVFGKALFGAAAKSEASVAAAAAFSTAARNPLEEFFEADRKPDDDTPVVYGRSWKASELRLKSWDDLNKLWYVLLKEKNMLMTQRQMLNAQNLNFPSPERISKVRKSMCRIKHVLTERAIDEPDPRRSAEMKRMVNAL